One window of Quercus robur chromosome 12, dhQueRobu3.1, whole genome shotgun sequence genomic DNA carries:
- the LOC126710478 gene encoding serine/threonine-protein kinase AFC3 isoform X3: protein MVSLEVAQVMENRTKKRTRSAWDITPAQPQAKRGEVVSSNEVISRRRQASPPRRDDDREGHYVFNLGENLTPRYKILSKMGEGTFGRVLECWDRQTREYVAIKVVRSIRKYRNAAMIEVDVLQHLAKNDKGDSHCVQIRSWFDYRNHICIVFEKLGPSLFDFLKRNKYCPFPVDLVREFGRQLLESVAYMHDLRLIHTDLKPENILLVSSDYKVSSDEMLSRCLPKSSAIKLIDFGSAAFDNQNHSSIVSTRHYRAPEVILGLGWSYPCDLWSVGCILVELCSGEALFQTHENLEHLAMMERVFGPLPEHMIRRADKGAEKYFRRGLRLNWPEGAVSRESIRAVNKLHRLQDLVSQHVESSRFSLTDLLNGLLMYEPSERLTARQALNHPFFNNLT, encoded by the exons ATGGTGAGCTTGGAAGTTGCACAAGTGATGGAGAATCGAACCAAGAAAAGAACTCGCTCCGCGTGGGACATCACACCAGCTCAACCACAG gCGAAACGGGGAGAGGTGGTGAGTAGTAATGAAGTGATAAGTAGAAGAAGACAAGCGTCGCCGCCGAGAAGGGACGACGATCGTGAAGGCCATTACGTCTTCAATCTCGGCGAGAATCTCACTCCTAGAT ATAAGATACTCAGCAAGATGGGTGAAG GCACATTTGGTCGAGTTTTGGAATGTTGGGACCGTCAAACACGAGAGTATGTGGCAATCAAGGTAGTTCGAAGCATACGCAAATACCGCAATGCAGCGATGATTGAGGTTGATGTACTTCAACATCTTGCCAAGAATGATAAAGGCGACTCCCA TTGCGTTCAAATTCGGAGCTGGTTTGATTACCGCAACCACATATGTATT GTGTTTGAGAAGCTTGGACCAAGCTTATTTGATTTTCTAAAGAGAAATAAATACTGCCCATTCCCTGTGGATCTTGTTCGGGAATTTGGACGACAGCTTTTGGAATCTGTAGCAT ATATGCATGATTTACGCTTAATTCACACTGACCTGAAGCCAGAAAATATACTTCTTGTGTCTTCTGACTAT AAGGTTTCTTCAGATGAAATGCTATCCAGGTGCTTGCCCAAGTCTAGTGCCATTAAGCTGATTGATTTTGGTAGTGCTGCTTTTGATAATCAGAATCATAGCTCCATTGTTTCAACAAGGCATTACAGAGCCCCTGAGGTTATTTTAG GTTTAGGATGGAGTTATCCATGTGATTTGTGGAGCGTTGGCTGTATACTTGTTGAACTCTGCTCg GGTGAAGCATTATTTCAGACCCATGAGAATTTAGAGCATTTGGCAATGATGGAGAGGGTGTTCGGACCTCTGCCAGAGCATATGATTCGAAGGGCTGA CAAAGGTGCTGAAAAATATTTCAGGCGAGGATTGCGCCTAAATTGGCCAGAAGGAGCTGTTTCAAGGGAGAGTATTAGAGCTGTCAACAAGCTCCATCGTCTACAG GATCTGGTATCTCAACATGTAGAGTCCTCAAGATTCTCTCTCACCGATTTGTTGAATGGTTTACTAATGTATGAGCCATCCGAACGACTCACGGCTCGACAGGCTTTGAATCATCCCttctttaataatttaactTGA
- the LOC126710478 gene encoding serine/threonine-protein kinase AFC3 isoform X1, producing MVSLEVAQVMENRTKKRTRSAWDITPAQPQAKRGEVVSSNEVISRRRQASPPRRDDDREGHYVFNLGENLTPRYKILSKMGEGTFGRVLECWDRQTREYVAIKVVRSIRKYRNAAMIEVDVLQHLAKNDKGDSHCVQIRSWFDYRNHICIVFEKLGPSLFDFLKRNKYCPFPVDLVREFGRQLLESVAYMHDLRLIHTDLKPENILLVSSDYVRLPGYKKVSSDEMLSRCLPKSSAIKLIDFGSAAFDNQNHSSIVSTRHYRAPEVILGLGWSYPCDLWSVGCILVELCSGEALFQTHENLEHLAMMERVFGPLPEHMIRRADKGAEKYFRRGLRLNWPEGAVSRESIRAVNKLHRLQDLVSQHVESSRFSLTDLLNGLLMYEPSERLTARQALNHPFFNNLT from the exons ATGGTGAGCTTGGAAGTTGCACAAGTGATGGAGAATCGAACCAAGAAAAGAACTCGCTCCGCGTGGGACATCACACCAGCTCAACCACAG gCGAAACGGGGAGAGGTGGTGAGTAGTAATGAAGTGATAAGTAGAAGAAGACAAGCGTCGCCGCCGAGAAGGGACGACGATCGTGAAGGCCATTACGTCTTCAATCTCGGCGAGAATCTCACTCCTAGAT ATAAGATACTCAGCAAGATGGGTGAAG GCACATTTGGTCGAGTTTTGGAATGTTGGGACCGTCAAACACGAGAGTATGTGGCAATCAAGGTAGTTCGAAGCATACGCAAATACCGCAATGCAGCGATGATTGAGGTTGATGTACTTCAACATCTTGCCAAGAATGATAAAGGCGACTCCCA TTGCGTTCAAATTCGGAGCTGGTTTGATTACCGCAACCACATATGTATT GTGTTTGAGAAGCTTGGACCAAGCTTATTTGATTTTCTAAAGAGAAATAAATACTGCCCATTCCCTGTGGATCTTGTTCGGGAATTTGGACGACAGCTTTTGGAATCTGTAGCAT ATATGCATGATTTACGCTTAATTCACACTGACCTGAAGCCAGAAAATATACTTCTTGTGTCTTCTGACTATGTAAGGCTCCCTGGTTATAAG AAGGTTTCTTCAGATGAAATGCTATCCAGGTGCTTGCCCAAGTCTAGTGCCATTAAGCTGATTGATTTTGGTAGTGCTGCTTTTGATAATCAGAATCATAGCTCCATTGTTTCAACAAGGCATTACAGAGCCCCTGAGGTTATTTTAG GTTTAGGATGGAGTTATCCATGTGATTTGTGGAGCGTTGGCTGTATACTTGTTGAACTCTGCTCg GGTGAAGCATTATTTCAGACCCATGAGAATTTAGAGCATTTGGCAATGATGGAGAGGGTGTTCGGACCTCTGCCAGAGCATATGATTCGAAGGGCTGA CAAAGGTGCTGAAAAATATTTCAGGCGAGGATTGCGCCTAAATTGGCCAGAAGGAGCTGTTTCAAGGGAGAGTATTAGAGCTGTCAACAAGCTCCATCGTCTACAG GATCTGGTATCTCAACATGTAGAGTCCTCAAGATTCTCTCTCACCGATTTGTTGAATGGTTTACTAATGTATGAGCCATCCGAACGACTCACGGCTCGACAGGCTTTGAATCATCCCttctttaataatttaactTGA
- the LOC126710478 gene encoding serine/threonine-protein kinase AFC3 isoform X2 produces MVSLEVAQVMENRTKKRTRSAWDITPAQPQAKRGEVVSSNEVISRRRQASPPRRDDDREGHYVFNLGENLTPRYKILSKMGEGTFGRVLECWDRQTREYVAIKVVRSIRKYRNAAMIEVDVLQHLAKNDKGDSHCVQIRSWFDYRNHICIVFEKLGPSLFDFLKRNKYCPFPVDLVREFGRQLLESVAYMHDLRLIHTDLKPENILLVSSDYVRLPGYKVSSDEMLSRCLPKSSAIKLIDFGSAAFDNQNHSSIVSTRHYRAPEVILGLGWSYPCDLWSVGCILVELCSGEALFQTHENLEHLAMMERVFGPLPEHMIRRADKGAEKYFRRGLRLNWPEGAVSRESIRAVNKLHRLQDLVSQHVESSRFSLTDLLNGLLMYEPSERLTARQALNHPFFNNLT; encoded by the exons ATGGTGAGCTTGGAAGTTGCACAAGTGATGGAGAATCGAACCAAGAAAAGAACTCGCTCCGCGTGGGACATCACACCAGCTCAACCACAG gCGAAACGGGGAGAGGTGGTGAGTAGTAATGAAGTGATAAGTAGAAGAAGACAAGCGTCGCCGCCGAGAAGGGACGACGATCGTGAAGGCCATTACGTCTTCAATCTCGGCGAGAATCTCACTCCTAGAT ATAAGATACTCAGCAAGATGGGTGAAG GCACATTTGGTCGAGTTTTGGAATGTTGGGACCGTCAAACACGAGAGTATGTGGCAATCAAGGTAGTTCGAAGCATACGCAAATACCGCAATGCAGCGATGATTGAGGTTGATGTACTTCAACATCTTGCCAAGAATGATAAAGGCGACTCCCA TTGCGTTCAAATTCGGAGCTGGTTTGATTACCGCAACCACATATGTATT GTGTTTGAGAAGCTTGGACCAAGCTTATTTGATTTTCTAAAGAGAAATAAATACTGCCCATTCCCTGTGGATCTTGTTCGGGAATTTGGACGACAGCTTTTGGAATCTGTAGCAT ATATGCATGATTTACGCTTAATTCACACTGACCTGAAGCCAGAAAATATACTTCTTGTGTCTTCTGACTATGTAAGGCTCCCTGGTTATAAG GTTTCTTCAGATGAAATGCTATCCAGGTGCTTGCCCAAGTCTAGTGCCATTAAGCTGATTGATTTTGGTAGTGCTGCTTTTGATAATCAGAATCATAGCTCCATTGTTTCAACAAGGCATTACAGAGCCCCTGAGGTTATTTTAG GTTTAGGATGGAGTTATCCATGTGATTTGTGGAGCGTTGGCTGTATACTTGTTGAACTCTGCTCg GGTGAAGCATTATTTCAGACCCATGAGAATTTAGAGCATTTGGCAATGATGGAGAGGGTGTTCGGACCTCTGCCAGAGCATATGATTCGAAGGGCTGA CAAAGGTGCTGAAAAATATTTCAGGCGAGGATTGCGCCTAAATTGGCCAGAAGGAGCTGTTTCAAGGGAGAGTATTAGAGCTGTCAACAAGCTCCATCGTCTACAG GATCTGGTATCTCAACATGTAGAGTCCTCAAGATTCTCTCTCACCGATTTGTTGAATGGTTTACTAATGTATGAGCCATCCGAACGACTCACGGCTCGACAGGCTTTGAATCATCCCttctttaataatttaactTGA
- the LOC126710478 gene encoding serine/threonine-protein kinase AFC3 isoform X4 — protein sequence MYYMHDLRLIHTDLKPENILLVSSDYVRLPGYKKVSSDEMLSRCLPKSSAIKLIDFGSAAFDNQNHSSIVSTRHYRAPEVILGLGWSYPCDLWSVGCILVELCSGEALFQTHENLEHLAMMERVFGPLPEHMIRRADKGAEKYFRRGLRLNWPEGAVSRESIRAVNKLHRLQDLVSQHVESSRFSLTDLLNGLLMYEPSERLTARQALNHPFFNNLT from the exons ATGTATT ATATGCATGATTTACGCTTAATTCACACTGACCTGAAGCCAGAAAATATACTTCTTGTGTCTTCTGACTATGTAAGGCTCCCTGGTTATAAG AAGGTTTCTTCAGATGAAATGCTATCCAGGTGCTTGCCCAAGTCTAGTGCCATTAAGCTGATTGATTTTGGTAGTGCTGCTTTTGATAATCAGAATCATAGCTCCATTGTTTCAACAAGGCATTACAGAGCCCCTGAGGTTATTTTAG GTTTAGGATGGAGTTATCCATGTGATTTGTGGAGCGTTGGCTGTATACTTGTTGAACTCTGCTCg GGTGAAGCATTATTTCAGACCCATGAGAATTTAGAGCATTTGGCAATGATGGAGAGGGTGTTCGGACCTCTGCCAGAGCATATGATTCGAAGGGCTGA CAAAGGTGCTGAAAAATATTTCAGGCGAGGATTGCGCCTAAATTGGCCAGAAGGAGCTGTTTCAAGGGAGAGTATTAGAGCTGTCAACAAGCTCCATCGTCTACAG GATCTGGTATCTCAACATGTAGAGTCCTCAAGATTCTCTCTCACCGATTTGTTGAATGGTTTACTAATGTATGAGCCATCCGAACGACTCACGGCTCGACAGGCTTTGAATCATCCCttctttaataatttaactTGA
- the LOC126710477 gene encoding pentatricopeptide repeat-containing protein At2g20540-like, with protein sequence MAKRTSVFAIREMEDLFVPRLRNCVNMAELKKIHAHILKFALLQSNFLVTKMVDVCDNSADIEYASLLFKQVLEPNGFLYNAMIRAYTHNNRYTIAITQYKQMLTNPQAENPILPDRFTFPFVIKCCAGLSCHFLGQQIHAQVCKFGPKSLLIIENALIDMYTKCDNFIDAHKVFDEMTERDAISWNSLLSGHVRLGQMRRARAMFEDMPNKTIVSWTTMIAGYARIGCYVDALDVFRRMQLVGIEPDEISIVSVLPACAQLGALEVGKWIHIYADKKRLSRKTNICNALIEMYAKCGCIDQAWQLFSKMVERDVISWSTMIGGLANHGKAREAIELFQDMQRAKVQPNGITFLGILSACTHAGLWDEGLKYFDSMRKFYHIEPEIEHYGCLVDLLGRSGRLDQALDTIKKMQMKPDSKIWGSLLSSCRTHCNIEIAIIAMEHLLEFEPDDTGNYVLLSNIYADLGKWDGVSSMRKLIRSKSMKKTPGCSLIEVNNAVQEFASGDDSKPFSKGIFCMLELLALHHDGTDDMIEVAYEDIS encoded by the coding sequence ATGGCAAAGAGAACCAGCGTCTTTGCTATTAGAGAAATGGAAGATCTATTCGTGCCCAGGTTGCGAAACTGCGTAAACATGGCGGAATTGAAGAAAATCCATGCCCACATTTTGAAGTTCGCACTTTTACAGAGCAATTTCTTGGTGACAAAAATGGTGGATGTCTGCGACAACAGTGCGGATATAGAGTATGCGAGTTTGCTCTTCAAGCAAGTGCTTGAGCCAAATGGGTTTTTGTACAATGCAATGATCAGAGCTTATACGCATAATAATAGATATACTATAGCAATCACCCAGTACAAGCAAATGCTAACAAACCCACAAGCTGAAAATCCCATTTTGCCTGATAGATTCACATTCCCATTTGTGATTAAGTGCTGTGCGGGGCTTTCCtgtcattttctgggtcagcaGATTCATGCCCAGGTGTGTAAGTTTGGGCCAAAGTCACTTTTAATCATAGAGAATGCACTAATAGATATGTATACCAAGTGTGATAATTTTATAGATGCACATAAAGTGTTTGACGAAATGACTGAAAGAGATGCAATTTCTTGGAATAGTCTGCTCTCTGGGCATGTCAGGTTGGGGCAGATGAGAAGGGCTAGAGCAATGTTTGAGGATATGCCAAACAAGACTATTGTCTCTTGGACGACAATGATTGCAGGGTATGCACGAATCGGGTGCTATGTGGATGCATTGGATGTTTTTCGCCGAATGCAACTGGTTGGTATTGAACCTGATGAGATTAGTATTGTGTCTGTTTTGCCAGCATGTGCGCAGCTTGGAGCCCTTGAGGTTGGGAAATGGATTCACATTTATGCAGATAAAAAAAGGTTGTCACGTAAGACTAATATCTGTAATGCATTGATTGAAATGTATGCCAAATGTGGTTGCATTGACCAAGCATGGCAATTGTTTAGTAAAATGGTTGAGAGGGATGTGATATCTTGGAGTACCATGATTGGAGGTCTAGCAAATCATGGGAAAGCTCGTGAAGCAATTGAACTCTTTCAAGATATGCAGAGAGCAAAGGTTCAACCAAATGGTATTACTTTTCTTGGTATTTTATCGGCCTGCACCCATGCTGGTTTGTGGGATGAGggattaaaatattttgattccATGAGAAAATTCTATCATATAGAGCCAGAAATTGAGCATTATGGTTGTTTAGTTGATCTTCTTGGACGCTCTGGGCGCCTTGATCAGGCTCTTGACACAATAAAGAAGATGCAAATGAAGCCAGATTCAAAGATATGGGGCTCTTTGTTAAGTTCCTGCAGGACTCATTGCAATATTGAGATTGCTATTATTGCTATGGAGCACCTTCTGGAGTTTGAACCAGATGACACAGGGAACTATGTGTTGCTTTCCAATATTTATGCAGATCTTGGGAAGTGGGATGGTGTGTCAAGCATGAGGAAACTCATAAGAAGCAAGAGCATGAAGAAAACACCAGGATGCAGCTTGATTGAAGTTAACAATGCGGTTCAAGAATTTGCATCAGGTGACGATTCAAAACCATTTTCGAAAGGTATCTTTTGTATGCTAGAGCTGCTGGCTTTGCATCATGACGGTACTGATGATATGATAGAAGTTGCATATGAGGATATTAGTTAA
- the LOC126710479 gene encoding uncharacterized protein LOC126710479 → MASNVREARRRKIMERGSDRLALITGQIQSLPSSFSHEEITTDSDNPSSQPLISHTAAVSPHGEDEGSGSFMVKHDPITDACQTDADIGESNLAPPLRKCEISDEALGARASEFNGKAQSPLVSSIDQNSSASTLNSEQHLEQQRPQHRFFTPNQISSAIASSERTRFLCSVTVALLVVLSYLGFPLLGSYVIKSMLSFRPLYLLLLTNVTIVLARLLVDKQTGFERAARDENETTSLNGYGWAEQVGNTLETGLVMQKALDAIFMDCSVYAIIVICGLSLASLFS, encoded by the exons ATGGCGAGCAACGTTAGAGAAGCCCGAAGAAGGAAGATTATGGAAAGAGGATCCGACCGTTTAGCACTCATTACGGGTCAGATCCAAtcccttccttcttctttttctcacgAAGAAATTACAACCGACTCAGACAACCCTTCATCCCAGCCGTTGATTTCCCACACCGCCGCCg TTTCTCCTCATGGTGAGGATGAAGGATCTGGTTCATTCATGGTAAAACATGATCCCATCACCGATGCCTGTCAGACTGATGCTGATATTGGTGAAAGCAATCTAGCACCTCCCTTACGCAAATGTGAGATAAGCGATGAAGCTTTAGGAGCCCGTGCTTCAGAATTCAATGGCAAAGCACAGTCACCTCTGGTCTCATCAATAGATCAAAACTCATCTGCTTCTACTTTGAACTCAGAACAGCATTTAGAGCAGCAAAGACCACAGCATAGATTTTTCACTCCAAATCAAATAAGTTCTGCCATTGCATCATCAGAGCGTACCCGCTTCTTGTGTTCTGTAACTGTAGCCCTTTTAGTTGTGTTATCCTATCTAGGGTTTCCTTTACTAGGCAGCTACGTCATAAAGAGCATGTTAAGCTTTAGGCCACTTTACCTACTTTTGCTAACCAATGTGACGATTGTGCTTGCACGACTTCTTGTTGATAAACAAACAGGTTTTGAAAGGGCAGCCAGAGATGAAAACGAAACCACCTCACTTAATGGATATGGTTGGGCTGAACAAGTAGGTAATACTTTAGAGACAGGTCTGGTGATGCAGAAGGCTCTCGATGCCATTTTCATGGATTGCAGTGTCTATGCAATAATTGTCATTTGTGGACTCTCCCTCGCGTCTCTGTTTAGCTAA